The following nucleotide sequence is from Halorussus caseinilyticus.
CGATTTCCTCGCGGGCCTTCTCGCTGGCGAGGTGGAAGCCTTTGATGATGGCCGTCGGGTGGATGTCCTGTTCGAGGAGGTCCTCGGCGTTCTTGAGGAGTTCGCCCGTGACGGCGACGGCCGTGGTGGTGCCGTCTCCGGCCTCGTCCTCTTGGGTCTCGGCGACCTCGATAATCATCTCGGCCGTCGGGTTGTCGATGTCCATCTCCTTGAGGATGGTCACGCCGTCGTTGGTGATGGTCACGTCGCCCATCGAGTCGACGAGCATCTTGTCCATCCCTTTGGGTCCGAGAGTCGAACGCACCGCGTCCGCGACCGCGCGGGCGGCGGTGATGTTGTGTTCCTGAGCGTCCTTGTCCTTGACGCGCTGGGACTCTTCGGACATTACTATCATCGGCTGGCCTTGCATTCGCTGTCCTCGCTGACTCATAGTACATCCGAAGATATGATTGTGATTCTATATAAACCTTTTCTTCTACGACACTTGGTAACGTGCCGAAACGTTACACGGACACACCGGAAATCGACGCGAAGAAACTCGGTACCGGTCATTTCTCTGGGAAACGTTGACACGGAACCGCCGCCGAACCCTCCGATAATCGCTCGGGGGTTTATATGTCATTATCTGGCCGAAAGTATTAATTTCGAGTCCGTAATCGGTTGATGCGGAGATAGAACGACGAAAAAGTACGACGACGTTCCCGTGATTTCCGTCTGGCTCGGAACCGCGATTACGTGTCGCCTTCTATATAGAATCTCCATGGGTATCCTTTGCATCCTTCTGCTCAGACCAGATATTACCGAATCAGCCCGTTATATGCTGGAATTATAAGGGTACTTAATCTAGTTCGGGTTCTCATTACCTGATGACGTTCGATAAAGGACGGCAGTCGGACGACGTATCGCGCCGGATGTTCCTACTCGCGTCTGGGGCAGGTGTGACGACCGCGCTCGCCGGTTGTACCGGTGGCTCGGACGACTCCAGCGAAGACACGACCGCTGGGGACGACTCCGGAAACGAGGAGACTCAGGAGAACTCCGGCGGCATGGACACGTCGATGCTCAGCGCCGAGGGGTCCTCGACGGTGTACCCCATCTCCAACAAGGGGAGTTCCTACTGGAACTCGAACGCGCCGCCGAGCGACGGCGAGTACTGGGGGTCGAACAGCGAGAGTACCGTTCCGGGATGGAGCGAAATCGAGACCGACCAGCGTCTCGCCGACTACTTCGCCGGTCTCTACGGTTTCGAGCCAACCGGTAAGCAGGCCAACCCGCCGTTCCCGACGACGGTCGGCCTGAGCCACTCCGGAACTGGCTGTAAGTCCGTCCGAGACGGTCTCGTGGACATCGGTAACTCCTCGGGTCCCATCACGGCCGAACTCGGCATCAGCGAAAAGAAGCGCGACGAGAACTACGTCGACCACGTCGTCGGCCGCGACGGTCAGCCCGTCGTCGTGAGCAAGGACATCTGGGACGCTGGCGTCCAGAAGCTCACCGGCAAGCAAGTCAAGAAAATCTATCAGGACGAGATTACCAACTGGAAGGAAGTCGGCGGTCCCGACAAGGAAATCTACTGCATCGGCCGCGCCGAGGGGTCGGGTACCGACACCGCGTTCCGCCTCAACATGCTCGGTGACGCCGAGGCCCCGATGCCGGGCGTCGACACCCGGAAGGGTCAGAACCAGCAGGTCAAGACCGTCGTCCAGCAGAACGAGGGTGCCATCGCGTACATGGCGCTGGCGTTCACGGGCAAGCAAGTCAAACCCATCGCCATCGAGTTCGACGGCACGACCTACAAGCCCGACAAGAGCGCGAGCAACACCATCTTCGACAGCTCGTACCCGCTCAACCGGGACCTCCACATGTACACGAAAAAGACCGACGAACACCCCAACGGTGTCGACAAGCGCGAAGCCGCGTTCATCAACATGTTCCTGACCACGTTCGGTCAGAAGGTGTTCGTGGAAGCGAACAACTACATCCCGCTCCCGGACAAGGACATCGAGAAGGAGAAGGGCAAGCTACCCGACCAAGCGTAAGGTAGCGCGCCGGTGTGAACTTCGTCGTTCCGTTTTCGAACTACCTCGATACTAGTACACAAAATGGCATCTGTGACTGAAGCTGACTCGACTGGACTACGTGGGGCGTTCCAGCGAAAGCTGACGGAGGCGCGTGAATTCGTCGAGGACACCGAGGAAAGCGCACTCGCGGCCGGTGGGGTCGCCTCGCTCGCGCTGTTGGGCACCTTCGTCGGATTTCTCGTGGTGTCCCCTCTGACGGTCGTCGCCTTCTCCGCGTTTCTGGTGGCAGTCGGCTACGGCTGGTTCCGTCACCAAGAACTGACTGCACACGCGCTGACGCTGACGATGACCGTCTCGACCATCCTGATTCTGGGACTCATCACGGTGTTCATCTTCCTCGAAGCGTGGCCCGCCTTCGAGTACGCCACCGCCGAAGTGTTCGGCGTGGGAGTCCCCGGTCTCCGACTGTTCACGGAGACGCTCTGGGACCCCGTGAACCAGAAACGCTTCTCGCTGGTTCCGATGATTCACGGGACGGTCGTCGTGACGATAATTGCGACGTTAGTCGCCGGACCGCTCGGGGTCGCGGCCGCCCTCTTCATCAGTGAAATCGCGCCGCCGACGGTGCGCGAACTCGTCAAACCGGGCGTCGAGATTCTGGCCGGTATCCCCTCCATCGTCTACGGGTTCATCGGATTCACCATCCTGAGTCCGTGGGCGAGCGACCAGTTCGACCTCGTGGGACAGGGAACCTACGTCTTCGTCGGCATCGTCGTCGGCTTGATGTCGCTCCCGACGGTCGTCTCGGTCGCCGAGGACGCCCTCAACAGCGTGCCTGAGTCGATGAAGAGCGGGTCGCTCGCGCTCGGGACGACCGACTGGCAAACGATGTCCTCGATAACGCTCCCGGCGGCGTTCTCGGGCGTCTCGGCCGCGGTCCTGCTGGGCGTCGGGCGCGCCATCGGCGAGACGATGGCCGCGACGGTGATGCTCCGGAACAGTCCGGCGCTCCCCGACCCGATTTACAACGTCTTCTACGGCTACGAGACGCTCACGTCGCTCATCGCGGCCCGGTACGGTAACGCTCACGGACTCCAGTTCAACGCGCTGTTCGCGGCCGGGGTCGTGCTGTTCGTCACGGTCCTGTTTCTCAGCGTGGGTTCGCAACTCATCGAGAAACGAATGAACGAGAAACTCGGGGGCAACGAGTAATGAGTAGCATCACTGACGACGAAAGAGGCAACCTCGTTCGAGAGGGGACCTCGACGGTAGAGGCGACTGCGGCCGCGACGGTCGGACTCTCGGCCCTGCTGTTCGCGCTCGGCTTGGCGGCCCAGTTCGAGATACTCACCATCACCGACTCGCTCGCGGGCGTCCAGATGACGACGATACTCGGGGCGCTTCTCGCGCTCATCGGACTCGCCGTCGTCGGCTTTGGCGTCGGCTCCCGGTTCGGAGTCGTCTCGACGGAACCACAGGCCGACGCCGGACTGGTCGCGGCGACGGCCTTCGCCGGAATCTGGTTCGTCGTCGGCGGACTGGTCGGGTCCCAGACGCTCGGTCTCGGGTCGGTCGGCTGGTTCGCCGTCGCGCTTCTCGGCGCGGGAGTCGCGTTCGCGGCGACTGTCGTCCCGCGCGAGGACATCGGTTCGACGCTTCCGGCGGGCGCGCTGGCGGTGTTCGCGGGTCTCGTCTTCCTCACTGGCACCATCGGCCCGGACTGGACGTGGGCACCGAACGGGCTTCGAGCCACGTTCTTCCCGCGGTTCGTCGTCCCGGCCGTGGTCCTGTTCTGCGCGCTGGTGACTGGGTGGTCGGCCGCGAAAGCCTACGGCGGGTTCGGGGCTCGCGGGCGTCACGTCGGCGCGCACGTCCTCATCTACCTCAACGCCTCGGCCATCATCGCCGTCCTCGTCGGACTCGTGGCGTTCGTGACGGTGAAGGGCGCTCCGGGCGTCTTCGAGGGCATCACGATTGGCTCGGGTGCCGGACCGGAGACGACGATCGGTCTCTTCGGTTTCAGTTACACCGTCGTCTGGCCCGTCTCGTGGCCGTTCCTCATGAACGGCGTTTCACTGCTGGCCGAGGTGGACGGGGTTCTGCCCGCCATCGTCGGCACGGTGTGGTTGGTCGTCGGGTCCGTGCTGTTCGCGGTTCCGCTCGGGGTCGGCGCGGCGATATTCCTGAGCGAGTACGCCGACGAAGGCCGGTTCACCGAAATCATCGAAATCGCGACTAACGGCCTGTGGAGTACGCCGAGCATCGTCTTCGGCCTGTTCGGGTACGCCTTCCTCATCCCGCGATTCGGCGGCCAGAAGTCGCTCCTCTCGGGCATGCTGACGCTCGGGTTCATGTTGCTCCCGCTGGTCGTCATCACGTCCAGAGAGGCGATGCTCTCGGTGCCCGACGAGTACCGGGACGCGAGCGCCGCCCTCGGGGTCACGAAGTGGCAGACCATCCGGAGCGTCGTCCTCCCGGCGGCGCTTCCGGGCGTCGTCACGGGCGTCATCTTGGGCGTCGGCCGCATCGCGGGCGAGACTGCACCCATCCTGTTGACGATGGCCGGTGGCACCTTCGTCCCCGGAAACCAGACGGTGGACGTAATCGGCGGCTTCGAGTTCACCGCGTCCCCGCCGTTCGTCTCGAACCCGGAACTCCTGCAAGCGACCAGCGCGCTCCCGTATCAGGTGTACGCTCTCATCACGGCGGGCGTGCAGGGGCCGTCGCTCGATAGCCCCGACAACTTCGCGTGGGGTCTAGTGCTGGTACTTCTCGCAGTCGTGCTGTCGTTCTACGCGGTCGGTATCGTCACGAGGTACTACTTCCGAAGAAAGCTACACCAATGACAGAGAGTACGATTCAATCCCGAACCGACAGCAGTACCGACACGTCGCCTTCGACCACGACGGGCGAGTCCGAAGAGCAGGTGCGCGACGAGTGGACCGACTACGAGTTCGACGGCGCGCCCAAACTCTGCGTCGAGGACCTCGACGTGTACTACGGCGACGACCACGCGCTCAAAGGCGTCTCGATGGACATCCCCGAAGAGAGCGTCACGGCGCTCGTCGGACCATCGGGATGCGGGAAATCGACGTTCCTGCGGTGTCTCAACCGGATGAACGACCGCATCACTTCGGCCACCGTCGAGGGGTCGGTCGAACTCGACGGCGACGAGGTGTATCAGGACGGCGTAAACCTCGTGGAACTGCGCAAGCGCGTCGGCATGGTGTTTCAAGCCCCGAACCCGTTCCCCAAATCCATCCGGGACAACATCGCCTACGGCCCGCGTAAGCACGGCGACATCGACGACGGACTCCTCGATAGGTTGCTCGGCCGAGCAGACACCGAGAAGGAGGACGAACTGGTCGAACGCTCGCTGAAGCAGGCGGCGCTCTGGAAGGAGGTCAGCGACCGACTCGACGACAACGCCCTCGGCCTGTCCGGTGGTCAGCAACAGCGCCTGTGCATCGGCCGGTGTCTCGCGGTGGACCCTGAAGTCATCCTGATGGACGAACCCGCCTCCGCGCTCGACCCCATCGCCACCGCCAAAATCGAGGACCTCATCCACGACCTCGCCGAGGAGTACACGGTCGTCATCGTGACCCACAACATGCAACAGGCCGCCCGTATCTCCGACCAGACCGCCGTCTTCCTCACCGGCGGGGAACTGGTCGAGTACGGCGACACCGACCAAATCTTCGAGAACCCCAACAGTCAGCGCGTCGAAGACTACATCACCGGGAAGTTCGGGTGATACCGATGAGCAGTTCGACAACCGAGACCGAAATCTCTCGGAAGGTCCAGTCGGTCGGCGGGTCGTCGTTCACGGTGTCGCTCCCCAAGGAGTGGGCGACCGACCACGGTCTCGAAGCGGGCAACGAGGTGTTCCTCTACCCCCACGAGGACGGGACGCTGATACTCCGGACCTGCGAACGGAGTGACGGCACCACCGCTCCCGACCTCTCGGTGGACGACCTGTCCGAAGACCGCCTCCCGTGGGTGGTCTACGCCCTCTACGTCGCGGGCGAGGACCGGTTTACGCTCCGGACGACCGACCGGTTCACGTCGGCAGAGCGCCGGGCGATTACCACGGCGGGCAACGACCTCGTGGGCTTGGAAGTCGACGACGAATCGACCGACGCGGTGACGTTCCGGAGCATGCGGCGCTCCGAACGACTCTCGGTCGGCCAGACGGTCCTCAACCTCCGGTACGTCGCGCTCTCGATGCACCGGAGCGCCACGAACGCCCTCTTCGACGCCGACTCGGACCGCGCCCGCGAAGTCCTCCAGCAACCCGAGGACGTGGACCGCCAGTTCGCGCTGGTCAGTCGGTGCGTCGAACGCCGAATCGGTCTCCCGCGCGGCCCGAACCGCCCGAACGTGGACCGCCGGACCGCGCTCGACTACTACGCCATCGCCCGCGAACTCGAAGGCGTGGCGTCGTGCGCCGAGCGAATCGCGGCCGTCGCGCTGGAACTCGACGACCCGCCGACCGGCACCGCCGAATCGGAGTTAGCCGACTACGCCCGGCGCTCTCGGACCGTGGTCGAACGCGCGGTGGAGGCGACCATCAACGGACGCGAGCCAGAGACTGCCTACGACGCGCTCGACCGGTGTGAGACCCTCGCCGAGGACTTCGACCTGTTGGAACGACCGTCCTACGACGCCGACGAAATCGACTCCTACTACGCCGCGTTGCTCTTCGACGCGCTCGACCGCACGGCCGACCACGGCGGCAGAATCGCGGAGCGGGCGCTCAAGATGGGCCTGCGCGAGGAGTAAGTCAGGAACGGTCGGCGAAGTATCGGTCCTGTAGCCGCGGTTTACACTGGTTCATCGCCCAGTTTTGACACCGACCCACGGATTCCAGTGTCGCTTCTTCCACGTCTTCGGAGGGTACGACTCCCCAATCGACTCCTTCCGTACTCACTTTCGCGGACGTGAGACCTCCCATCTCCTCGTAACACGACTCCTCGAAGAGTACGAGCGTTCGCTCTCGCTCTCGGTCGATTTCGTCCAGCCAGTAGTCCAACTCCGAATCGACGGAGATGTTGATGTCTTGGGGCAGTCGGTCGCGGTCCGATTGCCCGCGCTCGCCGAACGCCAGTTCCGGTAACTCCGAACGCCGGGGAACGTCGTCTAAGAACAAGAATACGGCTACATCTGCGTGTTCGAGGAAGTCTCTACTCACTTGCCACCAGAACTCGCGCCGCTCTTGCTCGTCGTATCCGTCCGGACACTCGTCGTTCCGGTCGGTACAGAGCTTGGCAGACTCGAACCCGTGACTCTGAAGTCGTAACTTGAGCTCGGTCAAGTAAGCGTGACTGTCGCCGACGTAAGGGCCAAAGATGTGAACGTGTAGATACGGGTAGAGTGCTTTGTCCGAAAAGTCGTTTACTCGGTCTACTGCACCGTCGAAACCGTCGGGGAATCGCTCGACTATCGTCTCCCCCCAGTCGGACGATACCTTTAACACAGTTGGTCAAGTGAACTTGACTCTCTGAGTATCGCTTCCAACTGTCCGCACCACGTTGGAGGGAACGACCTCGAACAACTGGCTCCCAGCCGGGAATCCAAACGAATATCTGCCCCTCGAATCAAGAAATATTCAGGACCTTCCCGTCCCGGACTACTACGTCGAAGGGGTAGACATCGACATCGAACCGAAAGAAGGGGAAACTATCCCCGGTCAGGTAGCGATGGACTTCGAGATGTCCGACCCCGAGTACAACGAGTACGCGGGCGGATTCCGTTGTCAAGCGTCACTCGACATGCAACTGTTCACCGAGGGGAACGCCCCGTGGCAGGTCGAAGGCGAGGACGAAACGGAGCAGTTCGGCGAGGCGAGTATGGAAACTATCGTGTTCGTCTCCGGACCGTACTCCCGCTTCGAGGAGTACATCGAGACGTGGGACGCGAACGGCTACGAAGCACTCGACGAGGAGTTTATCTATCATTTAGAGTCGGGCATCCTCCAACACGTCATCACGCCGATTGGGGACCTGCTATCGAATTCCTACAGCGGCGTCGTCCCTCGGATGATTTTCACACCTCGATTCGATGAGCAGGATGCAAACGAAGAGACGCCGACCGGCAACGAGTAGTCGTCTCGGCCGACAGACTTCCACGACTTCGGTCGGTCCCTCGGGGACCGTAGTTACTGAACCGTCGAGAGCGGGCCCTCGGTCCGCTCACGCCGATGCGAGCGCCTCGTGCGCTCGCCGTGTGGTTCGCAGGAAAATACGCCGGGACTGGGATTTGAACCCGGAGCGAGACGGTCCGGGCGTGCGGCCTGCGGCCGTTCCGGGCGTGCGACTCGCAGGGGTTAAAATCCCAGTTCGATACCGATTTCCTGCTCACGGAGAGGCGAGCGCACGAGGCGCTCGCCGTGTGGTTCGCAGGAGAATACGCCGGGACTGGGATTTGAACCCAGAACCCCGTAAGGGGACACGCTTTCCAGGCGTGCGCTTTGCCATTCGGCCATCCCGGCCCGGACGATGGTAGTTCCGTCCTGCGCTTAAACCCTTCCCTTCAGAGCGGCGGGCGGGGCCATCGGCCCCGCCCGCGGCCGTCGTGCGGCGCGACCGTCGTCCAAACCAACCGAAAGATTTCTTTCCCAATGGAAAAGATTGCTCAAAGAACGGAAAAGAAGAACGAGACGTAGGTTCGGACGGCCCTCTCACCCGAACAGGCGTCCCTCGGCCAGATACGACAGGCCCGTCGCGCCGACGCCGACGGCGAGCGCCGCGCCGAACTTGACCGCGAGCGAGTAGCGATACCCCGTCGCCAGTTCGTACCCCTGCAGGGCGACCAGAAAGGCGAGGACGCCGACGAGTCCCCAGAGGACGCTGGCCTTCACGCGGGGGCGAATCGGACCCGACTCCAGCGTCACGTCACTCGCTGGTGGCGATGGCCTCGATTTCGACGCCGACGCCCTTCGGGAGGTTGCCCGCTTCGACCGCGCTCCGGGCGGGCGGGTTGTCTTGGAAGTACTCCTTGTAGGCCTCGTTCATCTCGTCGAAGTCCTCGATGTCGTCCAAGAACACCGTGACCTTCAGCACGTCCTGCATCGTCAGACCCTCCTCTTCGAGGATGGCTTTCACGTTCTCCAGACTCTGGCGGGTCTGGACCGCGATTTCCTCGTCGTCCAGCAGGTCCCCGTCCGGCGTCATCGGAATCTGGCCCGCGGTGAACACCATGTCGCCGTTGGTCGTCGCCTGACTGTACGCGCCGACCGCCTCGGGCGCGTCCTGCGTGCTGATGATGCGCTTCATACCGAACACTTCTCGCCCTGCAACTTAAACTTGGGCAAGAGCGTCCTACGCCAGCATCTCCACGTCGAATCCTTCCTCGCGGAGCGCCGAGAGCAGTTCGTCCACGTGGTCCTGCCCGCGGGTTTCGAGGTCTAACTCGACTTCCGTGGCGTTCATGGCGATGTCCCGCGAGGTCCGGTCGTGCTGGATGCCGTAGATGTTCGCCCGCATGTCCGAGATGATTTCCAGTAGGTCGCCCAGCGCGCCGGGTCGGTCCTTGAGGACCGTGCGAATCTTGACGTACCGGCCGGTCTCGACCAGTCCGCGCATGATGACCGTCGTGAGCGTGTTCATGTCGATGTTACCACCCGAGAGAACCGGGACGATAATTTCGTCGTCGTCGTAGTCGATGGCCCCACCGAGAAGTGCCGCCAGTGGCACCGCGCCAGCGCCCTCCACGAGCGTCTTGGCGCGTTCGAGCAGGTGCGTGACCGCCACGGCGATTTCCGAGTCCGAGACCGTCACCACTTCGTCCACGTACTCCTCGATAACGTCGAAGGGTCGCTGGCCCACGCTTCGCGTGGCGATGCCGTCCGCGATGGTGTCCACCGAGTCGAGCGCGTGAATCTCGCCCTTGTCGAGCGACGTGGCGACGCTCGACGCGCCGTCGGCCTGCACGCCGACGACCCGCGCTTCGGGTTTCTGCTCCTTGACGGCGGTGGCGACGCCCGAGATGAGACCGCCGCCGCCGATGGGGACGACCACCGTGTCGAGGTCCGGCAGGTCCTCGACGATTTCGAGACCGATGGTTCCCTGTCCCGCCATCACCATCTCGTCGTCGAACGCGTGGACGTAGGTCCGGCCCTCCGCGTCTTCGAGTTCGTGGGCCTTCGCTTGGGCGTCGTTGTAGTCGTCGCCGTGGAGGACCACCGTCGCGCCGTAGTCGCGGGTCGCCTTGATTTTCGAGATGGGCGCGTTCTCGGGCATCACGATTTTCGAGTCCACGCCGCTTTTCGTCGCCGCGAGCGCGACCCCCTGCGCGTGGTTGCCCGCGCTCGCGGTCACGACGCCCGCAGATTTTTCGTCGTCCGTAAGCGTCTTGATGCGGTTGGTCGCGCCCCGAATCTTGAACGACCCCGTGCGCTGGAGCGTCTCCAGTTTCAGGTGGACCTCCGCGCCGGTCATGTCCGAGAAGGTGTGACTGTAGTCCAGCGGCGTCCGCCGGGCCGTCTCTTCGACTCGCACCCGAGCGTCGAGAACGTCCGAGAGAGCTACCATGGCACGAAGTAGTCCCGGTATCTGTTTAACCCTTTTTCAACTGCCGTCGGACCGTCCGACTCGACAGTCACGACTCTCG
It contains:
- a CDS encoding phosphate ABC transporter substrate-binding protein; translated protein: MTFDKGRQSDDVSRRMFLLASGAGVTTALAGCTGGSDDSSEDTTAGDDSGNEETQENSGGMDTSMLSAEGSSTVYPISNKGSSYWNSNAPPSDGEYWGSNSESTVPGWSEIETDQRLADYFAGLYGFEPTGKQANPPFPTTVGLSHSGTGCKSVRDGLVDIGNSSGPITAELGISEKKRDENYVDHVVGRDGQPVVVSKDIWDAGVQKLTGKQVKKIYQDEITNWKEVGGPDKEIYCIGRAEGSGTDTAFRLNMLGDAEAPMPGVDTRKGQNQQVKTVVQQNEGAIAYMALAFTGKQVKPIAIEFDGTTYKPDKSASNTIFDSSYPLNRDLHMYTKKTDEHPNGVDKREAAFINMFLTTFGQKVFVEANNYIPLPDKDIEKEKGKLPDQA
- the pstC gene encoding phosphate ABC transporter permease subunit PstC, coding for MASVTEADSTGLRGAFQRKLTEAREFVEDTEESALAAGGVASLALLGTFVGFLVVSPLTVVAFSAFLVAVGYGWFRHQELTAHALTLTMTVSTILILGLITVFIFLEAWPAFEYATAEVFGVGVPGLRLFTETLWDPVNQKRFSLVPMIHGTVVVTIIATLVAGPLGVAAALFISEIAPPTVRELVKPGVEILAGIPSIVYGFIGFTILSPWASDQFDLVGQGTYVFVGIVVGLMSLPTVVSVAEDALNSVPESMKSGSLALGTTDWQTMSSITLPAAFSGVSAAVLLGVGRAIGETMAATVMLRNSPALPDPIYNVFYGYETLTSLIAARYGNAHGLQFNALFAAGVVLFVTVLFLSVGSQLIEKRMNEKLGGNE
- the pstA gene encoding phosphate ABC transporter permease PstA, giving the protein MSSITDDERGNLVREGTSTVEATAAATVGLSALLFALGLAAQFEILTITDSLAGVQMTTILGALLALIGLAVVGFGVGSRFGVVSTEPQADAGLVAATAFAGIWFVVGGLVGSQTLGLGSVGWFAVALLGAGVAFAATVVPREDIGSTLPAGALAVFAGLVFLTGTIGPDWTWAPNGLRATFFPRFVVPAVVLFCALVTGWSAAKAYGGFGARGRHVGAHVLIYLNASAIIAVLVGLVAFVTVKGAPGVFEGITIGSGAGPETTIGLFGFSYTVVWPVSWPFLMNGVSLLAEVDGVLPAIVGTVWLVVGSVLFAVPLGVGAAIFLSEYADEGRFTEIIEIATNGLWSTPSIVFGLFGYAFLIPRFGGQKSLLSGMLTLGFMLLPLVVITSREAMLSVPDEYRDASAALGVTKWQTIRSVVLPAALPGVVTGVILGVGRIAGETAPILLTMAGGTFVPGNQTVDVIGGFEFTASPPFVSNPELLQATSALPYQVYALITAGVQGPSLDSPDNFAWGLVLVLLAVVLSFYAVGIVTRYYFRRKLHQ
- the pstB gene encoding phosphate ABC transporter ATP-binding protein PstB; translation: MTESTIQSRTDSSTDTSPSTTTGESEEQVRDEWTDYEFDGAPKLCVEDLDVYYGDDHALKGVSMDIPEESVTALVGPSGCGKSTFLRCLNRMNDRITSATVEGSVELDGDEVYQDGVNLVELRKRVGMVFQAPNPFPKSIRDNIAYGPRKHGDIDDGLLDRLLGRADTEKEDELVERSLKQAALWKEVSDRLDDNALGLSGGQQQRLCIGRCLAVDPEVILMDEPASALDPIATAKIEDLIHDLAEEYTVVIVTHNMQQAARISDQTAVFLTGGELVEYGDTDQIFENPNSQRVEDYITGKFG
- a CDS encoding phosphate signaling complex PhoU family protein, translating into MSSSTTETEISRKVQSVGGSSFTVSLPKEWATDHGLEAGNEVFLYPHEDGTLILRTCERSDGTTAPDLSVDDLSEDRLPWVVYALYVAGEDRFTLRTTDRFTSAERRAITTAGNDLVGLEVDDESTDAVTFRSMRRSERLSVGQTVLNLRYVALSMHRSATNALFDADSDRAREVLQQPEDVDRQFALVSRCVERRIGLPRGPNRPNVDRRTALDYYAIARELEGVASCAERIAAVALELDDPPTGTAESELADYARRSRTVVERAVEATINGREPETAYDALDRCETLAEDFDLLERPSYDADEIDSYYAALLFDALDRTADHGGRIAERALKMGLREE
- a CDS encoding Rid family detoxifying hydrolase, whose protein sequence is MKRIISTQDAPEAVGAYSQATTNGDMVFTAGQIPMTPDGDLLDDEEIAVQTRQSLENVKAILEEEGLTMQDVLKVTVFLDDIEDFDEMNEAYKEYFQDNPPARSAVEAGNLPKGVGVEIEAIATSE
- the ilvA gene encoding threonine ammonia-lyase; this translates as MVALSDVLDARVRVEETARRTPLDYSHTFSDMTGAEVHLKLETLQRTGSFKIRGATNRIKTLTDDEKSAGVVTASAGNHAQGVALAATKSGVDSKIVMPENAPISKIKATRDYGATVVLHGDDYNDAQAKAHELEDAEGRTYVHAFDDEMVMAGQGTIGLEIVEDLPDLDTVVVPIGGGGLISGVATAVKEQKPEARVVGVQADGASSVATSLDKGEIHALDSVDTIADGIATRSVGQRPFDVIEEYVDEVVTVSDSEIAVAVTHLLERAKTLVEGAGAVPLAALLGGAIDYDDDEIIVPVLSGGNIDMNTLTTVIMRGLVETGRYVKIRTVLKDRPGALGDLLEIISDMRANIYGIQHDRTSRDIAMNATEVELDLETRGQDHVDELLSALREEGFDVEMLA